From a single Georhizobium profundi genomic region:
- a CDS encoding Lrp/AsnC family transcriptional regulator, protein MPTTELAAAVGLSATPCARRLEAMMESGVIEGFGARLDRRKIGLSVEVFVLVRLISHSDQSPDRFVTKVEAMEPVIACWALTGDHDFMLQAVLPDVEALNRFIAEDLMRIEGVRDVRTNLVLRNIKGPGPLPLSHLAE, encoded by the coding sequence ATGCCGACCACCGAGCTAGCGGCCGCGGTCGGGCTTTCCGCCACGCCCTGCGCACGCAGGCTGGAGGCCATGATGGAAAGCGGGGTGATCGAGGGCTTTGGCGCCCGGCTCGATCGCCGCAAGATCGGGCTTTCGGTGGAAGTGTTCGTGCTGGTTCGGCTTATCAGCCACAGTGATCAGTCACCGGACAGGTTCGTCACCAAGGTCGAGGCGATGGAGCCGGTGATTGCCTGCTGGGCGCTGACGGGGGACCATGACTTCATGCTGCAAGCGGTACTGCCGGACGTGGAAGCGCTCAATCGCTTCATTGCCGAGGACCTGATGCGCATCGAGGGGGTGCGGGACGTGCGCACCAACCTTGTGCTGCGCAACATCAAGGGGCCGGG
- a CDS encoding YifB family Mg chelatase-like AAA ATPase: MVSRVRTVSFQGIEAVPVDVQAMLAPGKIGMHIVGLPDKAVAESRERVQAALHASGLALPAKKITLNLAPADLPKEGSHFDLPIALALMAALGAIPADALDDYVVLGELSLDGTIAPVAGVLPAAIGANALGKGLICPAESGPEAAWAGADIDILAPRSLIALANHFRGSQVLSRPEPALHQPAIGLPDLSDIKGQETAKRALEVAAAGGHNLLMVGPPGSGKSMLAERLPSILPPLPPAELLEVSMVHSIAGKLAGGKLSDRRPFRAPHHSASMAAMVGGGFKARPGEMSLAHHGVLFLDEFPEFTPQVLDSLRQPLETGQCVIARANHRISYPARIQLVAAMNPCRCGMAGEPGHVCARGPRCAGDYQARISGPLMDRIDIRIDVPAVSAADLIRPTVAETSATVAERVARARDLQRHRYGELGVTGVTANAQCPTALVETVAAIDSAGRALLSEAAERMAFSARAYHRILKVARTLADLDGKPAVGRIHLAEAISYRVMAERTSMAA, encoded by the coding sequence ATGGTCAGTCGCGTCAGGACGGTGTCGTTCCAAGGTATCGAGGCGGTTCCCGTCGACGTGCAGGCGATGCTGGCGCCGGGCAAGATCGGCATGCATATCGTCGGGCTGCCCGACAAGGCGGTTGCGGAAAGCCGCGAACGCGTCCAGGCGGCGCTGCATGCCTCGGGTCTTGCGCTGCCCGCCAAGAAGATCACGCTGAATCTCGCACCTGCGGACCTGCCGAAAGAGGGAAGTCATTTCGATCTGCCCATCGCGCTGGCGCTGATGGCGGCGCTGGGTGCCATCCCTGCCGATGCACTGGATGACTACGTCGTTCTTGGCGAGCTGTCACTCGACGGCACGATTGCGCCCGTCGCGGGTGTGCTGCCGGCGGCGATCGGCGCGAACGCGCTCGGCAAGGGCCTGATCTGCCCGGCCGAAAGCGGCCCGGAAGCGGCCTGGGCGGGCGCCGACATCGACATTCTTGCGCCGCGCAGCCTGATCGCGCTCGCCAATCATTTTCGCGGCAGCCAGGTGCTGTCGCGGCCGGAACCCGCATTGCATCAACCGGCAATTGGGTTGCCGGATCTTTCCGATATCAAGGGCCAGGAAACGGCAAAACGCGCGCTGGAAGTGGCCGCTGCGGGCGGGCACAACCTCTTGATGGTCGGGCCTCCCGGGTCCGGCAAGTCGATGCTTGCGGAACGTCTGCCCTCGATCCTGCCGCCGCTGCCGCCGGCAGAACTGCTGGAAGTGTCCATGGTGCATTCGATTGCCGGGAAGCTCGCCGGCGGCAAGCTTTCGGATCGTCGGCCGTTTCGCGCACCGCATCACTCAGCCTCCATGGCGGCGATGGTCGGAGGCGGGTTCAAGGCGCGGCCGGGCGAGATGTCGCTTGCCCATCATGGCGTGCTGTTTCTCGACGAGTTTCCGGAATTCACGCCGCAGGTCCTCGACAGCCTGCGCCAGCCGCTGGAGACGGGCCAGTGCGTGATCGCGCGGGCGAACCACCGGATCAGCTATCCGGCCCGCATTCAGCTCGTGGCGGCGATGAACCCCTGCCGCTGCGGGATGGCCGGAGAACCTGGCCACGTTTGCGCGCGCGGTCCGCGTTGCGCGGGCGACTATCAGGCACGCATTTCCGGCCCGCTGATGGACAGGATCGATATCCGCATCGACGTGCCCGCCGTATCAGCCGCCGATCTCATCCGCCCGACCGTCGCGGAGACGAGCGCGACCGTTGCGGAGCGGGTGGCACGGGCGCGTGACCTGCAGCGCCATCGCTACGGCGAACTTGGCGTTACCGGCGTGACTGCCAACGCACAGTGCCCGACTGCACTGGTGGAAACCGTTGCGGCGATCGACAGCGCGGGGCGCGCGCTTCTGTCGGAGGCGGCCGAGCGCATGGCCTTTTCGGCCCGCGCCTATCACCGCATCCTCAAGGTCGCGCGCACGCTGGCCGATCTCGATGGCAAGCCGGCAGTCGGCCGCATTCACCTGGCCGAGGCAATTTCCTACCGGGTGATGGCGGAGCGGACGAGCATGGCTGCTTGA
- the gshB gene encoding glutathione synthase, translating into MAKSLKVAVQMDHVQSINIEGDSTFAMCLEAQARGHELYHYTPDLLTLRDGKVFARIEPMTVKDEKGAHYTLGDPVRTDLSTMDVVLLRQDPPFDMAYITSTHLLERIHPQTLVVNDPAWVRNSPEKIFVTEFPDLMPETLITRDWAEIRAFREEMGDIILKPLYGNGGAGVFHLAEGDRNLSSLLEMFNQMFREPIIAQRYLPKVREGDKRIILIDGEPVGAINRVPAEHDSRSNMHVGGKAVKTELTDREREICARIGPALRERGFILVGIDVIGDVMTEINVTSPTGIREVRKFGGADIAALMWDAIEKRR; encoded by the coding sequence ATGGCGAAGTCATTGAAAGTGGCGGTCCAGATGGACCATGTGCAGTCGATCAACATCGAAGGCGACTCCACCTTCGCCATGTGCCTGGAAGCGCAGGCGCGGGGCCACGAGCTCTATCATTACACGCCCGACCTCTTGACGCTGCGCGACGGGAAGGTGTTTGCCCGCATCGAACCGATGACGGTGAAGGACGAGAAGGGCGCGCATTACACGCTGGGCGATCCGGTGCGCACCGATCTTTCCACCATGGACGTGGTGCTCTTGCGCCAGGACCCGCCTTTCGACATGGCCTATATCACCTCGACGCACCTCCTGGAGCGCATCCATCCGCAGACGCTCGTCGTCAACGATCCGGCCTGGGTGCGCAATTCGCCCGAGAAGATTTTCGTAACTGAGTTTCCGGACCTGATGCCGGAAACGCTGATCACCCGTGACTGGGCCGAGATCCGCGCGTTTCGCGAGGAAATGGGCGACATCATCCTGAAGCCACTTTACGGCAATGGCGGCGCCGGCGTGTTCCACCTGGCGGAAGGCGATCGCAACCTCTCGTCGCTCTTGGAAATGTTCAACCAGATGTTCCGCGAGCCGATCATCGCGCAGCGCTACCTGCCGAAGGTGCGCGAAGGCGACAAGCGCATCATCCTCATCGACGGCGAACCGGTCGGCGCCATCAACCGCGTGCCGGCCGAGCACGACAGCCGCTCCAACATGCATGTGGGCGGCAAGGCGGTGAAGACGGAGCTGACCGATCGCGAACGCGAAATCTGCGCACGCATCGGGCCAGCCTTGCGCGAACGCGGCTTCATTCTCGTCGGCATCGACGTGATCGGCGACGTCATGACCGAGATCAACGTCACCTCGCCGACCGGCATCCGCGAAGTGCGCAAGTTTGGCGGTGCCGACATTGCTGCTCTGATGTGGGATGCGATCGAAAAGCGCCGCTGA
- a CDS encoding 5'-methylthioadenosine/S-adenosylhomocysteine nucleosidase, which produces MKSVLRTALILTSPLMALAALPSTAALAQDPQTLDEAPRTAVVSAFEPEWLALQEALIEREEHEIAGVEFVTGRIEGRRVVLFLSGVSMVNAAMTAQIAIDHFNLREIVFSGIAGGVDPQQSIGDVVVPERWAQYLEAVFARETDEGFTPPSFIETPFPNYGMIFPREVDVARAGGEMEEHFWFQVDGALFETARQLTNAVTLQLCTSDDTCLSEQPTIRVGGSGVSGQAFVDNGAFRDYVFETFGANVLDMESAAVAHVAYANDVPFIAFRSVSDLAGGGPSENEMATFMQIASDNSARVVRAFLAALPE; this is translated from the coding sequence GTGAAGTCTGTCCTGCGCACTGCCCTGATCCTGACATCTCCGCTCATGGCACTTGCTGCGTTGCCATCGACCGCCGCTCTCGCGCAGGACCCCCAGACCCTCGACGAAGCGCCGCGCACGGCCGTCGTCTCAGCCTTCGAGCCGGAGTGGCTGGCGCTGCAGGAGGCGCTGATCGAGCGCGAAGAGCATGAGATCGCAGGCGTCGAGTTCGTCACGGGGCGCATCGAAGGGCGCCGCGTCGTTCTGTTTCTGAGCGGCGTCAGCATGGTCAATGCGGCGATGACGGCGCAGATCGCGATCGATCATTTCAACCTGAGGGAGATCGTCTTTTCCGGCATCGCAGGCGGTGTCGATCCGCAGCAATCGATCGGCGACGTCGTCGTGCCGGAACGCTGGGCGCAATATCTGGAAGCGGTGTTCGCGCGCGAAACCGATGAGGGCTTCACACCGCCAAGCTTCATCGAGACGCCGTTTCCCAATTACGGGATGATCTTTCCACGCGAGGTGGATGTCGCGCGCGCGGGTGGCGAGATGGAAGAGCACTTCTGGTTTCAGGTCGATGGCGCGCTGTTCGAAACCGCGCGTCAGCTCACAAACGCCGTCACGCTGCAACTGTGCACCAGCGACGACACCTGCCTCAGCGAGCAGCCGACCATTCGCGTGGGCGGCAGCGGCGTCTCGGGCCAGGCATTTGTCGATAACGGCGCCTTCCGCGACTATGTGTTCGAGACCTTCGGCGCCAATGTGCTCGACATGGAGAGTGCGGCCGTCGCGCATGTGGCCTACGCCAACGACGTTCCCTTCATCGCGTTTCGATCGGTATCGGACCTCGCCGGTGGCGGTCCGAGCGAGAACGAGATGGCGACCTTCATGCAGATCGCGTCCGACAATTCGGCCCGCGTGGTGCGGGCCTTCCTCGCCGCCCTGCCCGAGTGA
- a CDS encoding YraN family protein — MSRQEAERRGHLAEALAAFSLQLRGYRILARRHRTRLGEIDLIVKRGALIAFVEVKARSDERAAIDAVSHTTATRIRSASDLWITAQMKRGVDLSRVSYRYDIVAIMPWRWPRHFADAF; from the coding sequence ATGTCGCGGCAGGAAGCCGAGCGGCGCGGTCATCTGGCCGAAGCGCTCGCTGCGTTCTCGCTGCAGCTTCGCGGCTACAGGATCCTCGCGCGGCGCCACAGGACGCGGCTCGGTGAGATCGACCTGATCGTGAAGCGCGGCGCCCTCATCGCCTTCGTCGAAGTGAAGGCACGGAGCGACGAACGCGCGGCGATCGACGCGGTCTCCCATACGACGGCGACGCGGATCCGCAGTGCGAGCGATCTCTGGATTACGGCACAGATGAAGCGCGGCGTCGATCTCTCCCGCGTTTCCTATCGCTACGACATCGTAGCGATCATGCCGTGGCGCTGGCCCCGGCACTTCGCCGACGCGTTTTGA
- the phhA gene encoding phenylalanine 4-monooxygenase — protein MSINVETYAAECAAAGMRGDYARCRDDFTVTQDVDAYDDEDRAVWKTLADRQRALTQELAHHSYLAGLEALVILDDIPDFAEVSRRLSAATGWTLVAVPGLIPAEPFFRHLSERRFPVTDWLRSRDELDYIVEPDMFHDFFGHVPILMQPEFADFMQMYGETALSLMAAGGDEMITRLYWYTAEYGLIQEEGGPLKAFGAGLMSSATELRFALESPDANHVPMDIETIMRTGYEIDSFQRAYFVLPSFEALRQAMRDADIAGIIARYAGEKAIDPSTLRR, from the coding sequence ATGTCGATCAATGTCGAAACCTACGCTGCCGAATGCGCCGCAGCCGGCATGCGCGGCGACTATGCCCGTTGCCGAGACGATTTCACCGTTACCCAGGACGTCGACGCCTATGATGACGAAGACCGCGCCGTGTGGAAGACGCTCGCCGATCGGCAGCGCGCCTTGACGCAGGAGCTTGCCCACCACTCCTATCTCGCAGGCCTCGAAGCGCTCGTGATCCTTGACGACATCCCGGACTTCGCCGAAGTCAGCCGCAGGCTATCCGCTGCCACCGGGTGGACGCTGGTCGCGGTGCCGGGGCTCATCCCGGCTGAGCCCTTCTTCAGGCATCTGTCCGAGCGCCGGTTTCCCGTCACGGACTGGCTCCGCAGCCGCGACGAATTGGACTACATCGTCGAGCCCGACATGTTTCACGACTTTTTCGGCCATGTGCCGATCTTGATGCAGCCGGAATTTGCCGATTTCATGCAGATGTATGGTGAAACGGCGCTGTCACTGATGGCTGCCGGCGGCGACGAGATGATCACGCGGCTCTATTGGTACACGGCGGAATACGGCCTGATCCAGGAAGAGGGCGGGCCGCTGAAGGCCTTCGGAGCCGGGTTGATGTCCTCGGCAACCGAGTTGCGCTTCGCGCTCGAGAGCCCGGACGCGAACCACGTTCCGATGGACATCGAAACCATCATGCGCACGGGCTACGAGATCGACAGCTTCCAGCGGGCCTATTTCGTGCTGCCGTCTTTCGAGGCCCTGCGCCAGGCCATGCGCGACGCCGACATCGCGGGGATCATCGCCAGATACGCTGGCGAAAAGGCCATCGATCCGTCGACGCTGCGTCGGTAG